In one window of Burkholderiales bacterium DNA:
- a CDS encoding prephenate dehydrogenase/arogenate dehydrogenase family protein gives MDAHAAARPIGRLVVVGVGLIGGSCALALKAAGAVGEVVGVGRTRANLDEALSRGIVDCAHTLAEGWTAELADADVVLVATPVGEIAPLLATIARHAGPACVVTDAGSTKEDVVEAARAAFGTRLARFVPAHPIAGTEHSGAAAAFATLFRDRTTVLTPLPETDPHATDVVRTLWERCGSRVMTLDAREHDRIFAAVSHLPHVLAFALVAQLAARPDAGALFAHAASGFRDFTRIAGSSPEMWRDIALANRGALSDALAAYRGLLDELAAAIERGDGAALERVFAQASAARRRWQPGVAAPAPVDR, from the coding sequence ATGGACGCACACGCGGCGGCGCGGCCGATCGGACGACTGGTGGTGGTCGGCGTCGGGCTGATCGGCGGCTCTTGCGCGCTCGCGCTCAAGGCCGCCGGCGCGGTCGGCGAAGTGGTCGGCGTCGGCCGAACGCGCGCGAATCTCGACGAGGCACTCTCGCGCGGCATCGTCGACTGCGCGCACACGCTCGCGGAAGGCTGGACCGCTGAACTCGCGGACGCGGACGTCGTCCTCGTGGCCACGCCGGTAGGCGAGATCGCGCCGCTGCTCGCCACCATCGCGCGCCACGCCGGACCGGCCTGCGTGGTCACCGACGCCGGCAGCACGAAGGAAGACGTCGTCGAGGCGGCGCGCGCGGCGTTCGGCACGCGTCTCGCGCGTTTCGTGCCTGCGCATCCGATCGCGGGCACCGAGCACTCGGGAGCCGCCGCCGCGTTCGCGACGCTATTCCGCGACCGGACCACCGTGCTGACGCCGCTGCCCGAAACCGACCCGCACGCCACCGACGTGGTCCGCACGCTGTGGGAGCGCTGCGGGTCGCGCGTGATGACGCTCGACGCGCGAGAGCACGACCGCATCTTCGCGGCCGTGTCGCACCTGCCTCACGTCCTCGCGTTCGCGCTCGTGGCGCAACTCGCCGCGCGGCCGGACGCCGGGGCGCTGTTCGCGCACGCGGCCTCGGGATTCCGCGACTTCACGCGCATTGCCGGCAGTTCGCCCGAGATGTGGCGCGACATCGCGCTCGCGAATCGCGGGGCGCTGTCCGACGCGCTCGCGGCCTACCGCGGCCTGTTGGACGAACTCGCGGCCGCGATCGAACGCGGCGACGGCGCCGCGCTGGAGCGCGTGTTCGCGCAGGCGAGCGCGGCGCGCCGCCGCTGGCAGCCCGGCGTGGCCGCGCCTGCACCGGTCGACCGCTGA
- a CDS encoding histidinol-phosphate transaminase, whose translation MNAHGASNVDADGEGAGPALKAPAWVRAIAPYVPGKPVEELARELHLDPATIVKLASNENPRGASPKALSAIRAAAGDLTRYPDGSGFALRAALALHHGVGPERIVLGNGSNDVLELVAAAFLTPGDEAVYAQYAFAVYPLATHARGAKGVEVPARDFGHDLGAMLAAITPRTRVVFVANPNNPTGTWVASESIARFVAAVPRDVVVVLDEAYDEYLPEEGRSPSIGWIGRHPNLVVSRTFSKAYGLAALRIGYGVMDPSVAALLDRVRQPFNVNALAQAAAIAALADTAYVEESARMNREGMRQLEHGLAKLGVPVLRSHGNFLLARIGDAATVYQGLLREGVIVRPVAGYGLPEWLRVTIGLPSENERFLDALARVLGRDGNPA comes from the coding sequence ATGAACGCACACGGTGCTTCGAATGTCGATGCGGACGGCGAGGGCGCCGGACCCGCGCTCAAGGCACCCGCGTGGGTGCGCGCGATCGCGCCCTACGTTCCGGGCAAGCCGGTCGAGGAGCTCGCCCGCGAGCTCCATCTCGACCCCGCGACGATCGTCAAGCTCGCGAGCAACGAGAATCCGCGCGGCGCCTCCCCCAAGGCGCTCTCCGCGATCCGCGCGGCGGCGGGCGACCTGACGCGTTATCCCGACGGCAGCGGGTTCGCGCTTCGTGCGGCGCTGGCCCTGCACCACGGCGTCGGGCCCGAGCGGATCGTGCTCGGCAACGGCAGCAACGACGTGCTCGAGCTGGTCGCCGCAGCGTTCCTGACGCCGGGCGACGAGGCCGTCTATGCCCAGTACGCCTTCGCGGTCTACCCGCTCGCGACCCACGCGCGCGGAGCGAAAGGTGTCGAAGTGCCCGCGCGCGACTTCGGCCACGACCTCGGCGCGATGCTCGCGGCGATCACGCCGCGCACCCGCGTGGTGTTCGTCGCGAATCCGAACAACCCGACCGGCACCTGGGTGGCGTCTGAATCCATCGCGCGGTTCGTCGCGGCGGTGCCGCGCGACGTGGTCGTCGTGCTCGACGAGGCCTACGACGAGTACCTGCCCGAGGAGGGACGTTCGCCGTCGATCGGCTGGATCGGCCGCCATCCGAACCTCGTCGTCTCGCGGACGTTCTCGAAGGCGTACGGCCTCGCCGCGCTGCGGATCGGGTACGGCGTGATGGATCCCTCGGTCGCCGCGCTCCTCGATCGCGTGCGCCAGCCGTTCAACGTGAACGCGCTGGCCCAGGCGGCCGCCATCGCCGCGCTCGCCGACACGGCCTACGTCGAGGAGAGCGCGCGCATGAACCGCGAAGGCATGCGCCAGCTGGAACACGGCCTGGCGAAGCTCGGCGTTCCGGTGCTGCGATCGCACGGGAACTTCCTGCTGGCGCGGATCGGCGATGCGGCAACGGTCTACCAGGGCCTGCTGCGGGAGGGCGTCATCGTCCGCCCGGTCGCGGGCTACGGTCTGCCCGAGTGGCTGCGCGTGACCATCGGACTTCCGTCCGAGAACGAGCGCTTCCTCGACGCGCTCGCGCGGGTGCTCGGACGCGACGGAAACCCCGCGTAA
- the pheA gene encoding prephenate dehydratase: MSDDGALQKHRDAIDALDREILARLSERARHAQAIGRLKEGSGAPAYRPEREARVLAGLAQANPGPLTDDAVAKVFREVMSACLALERPLTIAYLGPPGTFTHAAVARHFGSSVETLPQASIDDVFRAAESGRSDYAVVPVENSTEGTVGRTLDLMAATELSVIGEVKLRVRQNLLSKAPSIHAVTRVYSHAQSFAQCVQWLAHNLPSVPRIVVASNAEAARLAADEPGAAAIAGDIAAVTYGIPVLASHIEDEPNNTTRFWVLGRQAVGPSGRDETSLVMSAPNRPGAVHELLGPLAKHGVSMTRFESRPARTGSWEYLFYIDVAGHRDDPQVAAALDELRKAAPYLKLLGSYPAALEP; encoded by the coding sequence ATGAGTGACGACGGCGCGCTGCAGAAGCACCGCGACGCGATCGACGCGCTCGACCGCGAGATTCTCGCGCGCCTGTCGGAGCGCGCGCGCCACGCGCAGGCGATCGGACGGCTCAAGGAAGGTTCGGGCGCGCCCGCGTACCGGCCCGAGCGGGAGGCCCGGGTGCTCGCGGGGCTCGCGCAGGCGAATCCCGGGCCGCTCACCGACGACGCGGTCGCCAAGGTGTTCCGCGAGGTCATGTCGGCGTGCCTCGCGCTCGAGCGCCCGCTGACGATCGCGTACCTCGGCCCGCCGGGCACGTTCACCCATGCCGCGGTCGCCCGGCACTTCGGGTCATCGGTGGAAACGCTTCCGCAGGCGTCGATCGACGACGTGTTCCGCGCCGCGGAGTCCGGACGGTCCGACTACGCTGTCGTGCCGGTCGAAAATTCGACCGAGGGCACGGTGGGGCGCACGCTCGACCTGATGGCGGCGACCGAACTTTCGGTGATCGGCGAGGTGAAGCTGCGCGTGCGGCAGAACCTGCTGTCGAAGGCGCCGTCGATCCACGCCGTCACCCGGGTGTATTCGCACGCGCAGTCGTTCGCGCAGTGCGTGCAGTGGCTCGCGCACAACCTGCCGTCGGTACCGCGGATCGTCGTGGCGAGCAACGCGGAAGCGGCGCGGCTCGCGGCGGACGAGCCCGGTGCTGCCGCGATCGCGGGCGATATCGCGGCGGTCACCTACGGCATTCCGGTGCTCGCGTCGCACATCGAGGACGAGCCGAACAACACCACGCGCTTCTGGGTATTGGGGCGGCAGGCCGTGGGTCCCTCGGGCCGCGACGAGACCTCGCTCGTGATGTCGGCGCCGAACCGTCCGGGGGCGGTCCACGAACTGCTCGGGCCGCTCGCGAAGCACGGTGTGTCGATGACCCGGTTCGAGTCGCGACCCGCGCGCACCGGCTCGTGGGAATACCTGTTCTACATCGACGTCGCCGGACACCGCGACGATCCCCAGGTCGCCGCGGCGCTGGACGAGCTGCGCAAGGCCGCGCCGTATCTCAAGCTGCTCGGGTCCTACCCTGCGGCGCTCGAACCATGA
- the gyrA gene encoding DNA gyrase subunit A, whose amino-acid sequence MDTFAKETVPVSLEAEMRHSYLDYAMSVIVGRALPDVRDGLKPVHRRVLYAMAEANIVHNRPYVKCARVVGDVMGKYHPHGDMAIYDTLVRMAQDFSLRYPLVDGQGNFGSVDGDNAAAMRYTECRLQKIADELTADIDKETVDFVPNYDGKEEEPSVLPARLPNLLVNGSSGIAVGMATNIPPHNLAETIAGCLAVLANPETTVDELMELIPAPDFPTAGIIYGLDGVREGYRTGRGRVVIRARTHVEDLDKGNRQAIVVDEIPYQVNKANLLARIGELVRDKKLDGISDLRDESDKSGMRVVIELKRGEVPEIVLNNLYKLTQLQDSFGMNMVALVDNQPRLLDLKSFIVHFLQHRREVVVRRTRFELRKARERGHILEGLAVALANVDEMIAIIKASPTPPEAKAALMARAWQSPVVAEMLKRAHAHDARPEGLPEGFGATPAGYRLSDAQAQAILEMRLQRLTGLEQDKITGEYREVMDLIADLIDILAKAARVTAIVGGELEAIRAQFGDARRSEIVAQGEDLSIEDLIAPQDMVVTMSHGGYMKAQAVDEYRAQKRGGRGKQATATKEDDFVERMFIANTHDFILCFSNRGRVYWLKVYNVPQGSRASRGKPIVNLVPLADNEKITAILPVKEFTETQYVFMATAMGTVKKTPLADFSRPRPSGIIAVDLADGDRLIGVALTDGKHDVMLFSSGGKAVRFDENDVRPMGRNAHGVKGMTLENGQKVIALLVAEDEDQSVLTATENGYGKRTPIVEHTRHGRGTKGMIAIQQSERNGKVVVAALVSKDDEVMLISTGGVLIRTKVRSIREMSRSTQGVTLINLSEGEKLAGLERVVERDEEDE is encoded by the coding sequence ATGGACACGTTCGCCAAGGAAACCGTCCCCGTCAGCCTCGAAGCCGAGATGCGTCACAGCTATCTCGACTACGCGATGAGCGTGATCGTGGGCCGGGCGCTGCCCGACGTGCGCGACGGCCTGAAGCCGGTCCACCGGCGCGTCCTCTACGCGATGGCCGAGGCGAACATCGTCCACAACCGTCCCTACGTGAAGTGCGCGCGCGTGGTCGGCGACGTGATGGGGAAGTACCACCCGCACGGCGACATGGCGATCTACGACACGCTGGTGCGCATGGCGCAGGACTTCAGCCTGCGCTATCCGCTCGTCGACGGACAGGGCAACTTCGGCTCGGTCGACGGCGACAACGCCGCGGCGATGCGCTACACCGAGTGCCGGCTCCAGAAGATCGCCGATGAACTGACCGCCGACATCGACAAGGAGACGGTCGACTTCGTCCCGAACTACGACGGCAAGGAGGAGGAGCCCTCGGTCCTCCCGGCGCGGCTGCCGAACCTCCTCGTCAACGGCAGCTCCGGCATCGCGGTCGGCATGGCGACCAACATCCCGCCGCACAACCTCGCCGAGACGATCGCCGGCTGCCTCGCGGTCCTCGCGAATCCGGAGACGACGGTCGACGAACTGATGGAGCTGATCCCGGCGCCGGACTTTCCGACCGCGGGGATCATCTACGGCCTCGACGGCGTGCGCGAAGGCTACCGCACCGGCCGCGGCCGCGTCGTGATCCGGGCCCGCACCCACGTCGAGGATCTCGACAAGGGCAACCGGCAGGCGATCGTCGTCGACGAGATCCCCTACCAGGTCAACAAGGCGAACCTGCTCGCGCGCATCGGCGAACTCGTGCGCGACAAGAAGCTCGACGGCATCTCGGACCTGCGCGACGAATCCGACAAGTCCGGCATGCGCGTGGTGATCGAGTTGAAGCGCGGCGAGGTGCCGGAGATCGTCCTCAACAACCTCTACAAGCTGACGCAGCTGCAGGACAGCTTCGGCATGAACATGGTCGCGCTGGTCGACAACCAGCCGCGGCTCCTCGACCTCAAGTCGTTCATCGTCCACTTCCTGCAGCACCGCCGCGAGGTGGTGGTGCGGCGCACGCGCTTCGAACTCCGCAAGGCGCGCGAGCGCGGCCACATCCTCGAAGGCCTCGCGGTCGCGCTCGCGAACGTCGACGAGATGATCGCGATCATCAAGGCGTCGCCCACGCCGCCGGAGGCGAAGGCGGCGCTGATGGCGCGCGCGTGGCAGAGCCCGGTCGTCGCCGAGATGCTGAAGCGCGCGCACGCGCACGACGCGCGCCCGGAAGGCCTGCCGGAAGGCTTCGGCGCCACACCCGCGGGCTACCGGTTGTCCGACGCGCAGGCGCAGGCGATCCTCGAGATGCGTCTGCAGCGCCTGACCGGCCTCGAGCAGGACAAGATCACCGGCGAGTACCGCGAGGTAATGGACCTGATCGCCGACCTGATCGACATCCTCGCGAAGGCCGCGCGCGTCACCGCCATCGTCGGAGGCGAGCTGGAGGCGATCCGCGCGCAGTTCGGCGACGCGCGCCGCTCCGAGATCGTCGCGCAGGGCGAGGACCTGTCGATCGAGGACCTGATCGCGCCGCAGGACATGGTCGTCACGATGTCGCACGGCGGCTACATGAAGGCGCAGGCGGTCGACGAATACCGCGCGCAGAAGCGCGGAGGCCGCGGCAAGCAGGCGACCGCGACGAAGGAGGACGACTTCGTCGAGCGCATGTTCATCGCGAACACGCACGACTTCATCCTGTGCTTCAGCAACCGCGGCCGCGTCTACTGGCTCAAGGTCTACAACGTGCCGCAGGGCTCGCGCGCCTCGCGCGGCAAGCCGATCGTGAACCTCGTGCCGCTCGCCGACAACGAGAAGATCACCGCGATCCTGCCGGTCAAGGAGTTCACCGAGACGCAGTACGTGTTCATGGCGACCGCGATGGGCACGGTCAAGAAGACGCCGCTCGCCGATTTCTCGCGGCCGCGGCCCTCGGGAATCATCGCGGTCGACCTCGCCGACGGCGACCGGCTGATCGGGGTCGCGCTCACCGACGGCAAGCACGACGTGATGCTGTTCAGCTCGGGCGGCAAGGCGGTGCGCTTCGACGAGAACGACGTGCGTCCGATGGGCCGGAACGCCCACGGCGTGAAGGGCATGACGCTCGAGAACGGCCAGAAGGTCATCGCGCTGCTCGTCGCCGAGGACGAGGACCAGTCCGTGCTGACCGCGACGGAGAACGGCTACGGCAAGCGCACGCCGATCGTCGAGCACACGCGGCACGGGCGCGGGACCAAGGGCATGATCGCGATCCAGCAGTCGGAGCGCAACGGCAAGGTGGTCGTCGCGGCGCTCGTGTCGAAGGACGACGAGGTGATGCTGATCTCGACCGGCGGCGTGCTGATCCGCACGAAGGTCAGGTCGATCCGGGAGATGAGCCGCTCGACGCAGGGCGTCACGCTGATCAACCTCTCGGAGGGCGAGAAGCTCGCCGGCCTCGAGCGGGTGGTCGAGCGCGACGAGGAGGACGAGTGA